A region from the Triticum urartu cultivar G1812 chromosome 1, Tu2.1, whole genome shotgun sequence genome encodes:
- the LOC125512237 gene encoding pre-rRNA-processing protein TSR2-like, with protein MSASTSGGGSLPPQAAAALQEGIGLVFGRWTALQMAVENEWGGPDSRAKADQLAASILSWFTNSKGPYYYEDLEDMMFDRIYKSLNSNFADGSIREVAEQFFIMHEECLENNFSSIEKLRNTRPQGNLVSQSRQMVTEEDDDSSDDGDEPSMGEDKAARSDDMAVDQPKPYKPTPGADGWTVVPPRRGQGKN; from the exons ATGTCGGCATCCACTAGCGGCGGCGGATCGCTCCCGCCCCAGGCGGCTGCAGCGCTCCAGGAGGGTATCGGGCTGGTGTTCGGGCGGTGGACGGCACTGCAGATGGCTGTGGAGAACGAGTGGGGCGGCCCCGACTCCCGCGCCAAGGCCGACCAGCTCGCCGCGTCCATCCTCTCCTGGTTCACCAACTCCAAGG GCCCATATTATTATGAGGACTTGGAGGATATGATGTTTGACAGAATATATAAATCCCTCAATTCTAACTTTGCGGATGGTAGCATTAGGGAG GTTGCTGAACAATTTTTTATAATGCATGAAGAATGCCTGGAAAACAACTTTTCATCGATTGAGAAATTAAGGAATACACGTCCTCAAGGAAATCTTGTTTCCCAAAGTAGACAG ATGGTAACCGAGGAGGATGATGATAGCTCGGACGATGGTGATGAGCCATCAATGGGGGAAGATAAAGCAGCTAGATCAGATGATATGGCAGTAGATCAGCCAAAACCTTACAAGCCTACCCCTGGTGCTGATGGGTGGACTGTTGTGCCTCCTAGGCGTGGCCAAGGCAAGAATTAA